The Halomonas qaidamensis genome includes the window TGATATCAACACGTCGTGATAGAAAAATTTACAATGTATTATAGGCGGCTATTAACATTATTTTTGGCATATTTCCAAAAAACACCATTTGCATTAGCAACAGATATGGTAAGTCCACGCCAGCCATCTAGTATGCCGAGGCGAAAAAAATAAGTGCGTATAAATGCAAACAGAGCCTTGAGAAATATGAGTGAAAAAGGATGATGTTTGAGTTTTTTTGATGATGCACGAAGGTCTGAATAGCGATTTATCTTATCAAGGAACTGGGCGAGGTCGTTAATGGCAAGATGTTCAATTTTTCCATTAAGCCGAGAAACTTCTGTATTTTTTTCTAAGTTTACTGACTCATGAACAGCAGCATCATTAAAGTTGCATGTGTTACGATTAAACAGCCGAACTAACCAGTCATTTCCCCAGCCGGAGTGGCGAACGGGTTTACCCAGCATCCAGTTTTCACGCAATATTTTACCAGCCTGTTGAGGTGTGGCAGTGGCTACCCAGTCATTAATCGCAGCGTTGAGCTCTTTTGTCGGCGCTTCGTCAGCATCTATTGATAAGATCCAATCATATTTTGCTAACGATACGGCAGTACGTTTG containing:
- a CDS encoding glycosyltransferase family 2 protein; this translates as MPMDVSVVIITRNAAATLSRTLDALTCYDDVVVYDNGSTDETCSIVQAYSNTTLHHGAFLGFGLTKRTAVSLAKYDWILSIDADEAPTKELNAAINDWVATATPQQAGKILRENWMLGKPVRHSGWGNDWLVRLFNRNTCNFNDAAVHESVNLEKNTEVSRLNGKIEHLAINDLAQFLDKINRYSDLRASSKKLKHHPFSLIFLKALFAFIRTYFFRLGILDGWRGLTISVANANGVFWKYAKNNVNSRL